Proteins from a genomic interval of Trifolium pratense cultivar HEN17-A07 linkage group LG6, ARS_RC_1.1, whole genome shotgun sequence:
- the LOC123889156 gene encoding light-harvesting complex-like protein OHP1, chloroplastic yields the protein MATSLTTLQSSFILGRTPSLQSTNHHVFLFQNHNFNQSAPHKKRISFTVQAVVKPPSGVEFPKVQPQFKPPFLGFTKTAEVWNSRACMMGLIGTFIVELIINKGILEVIGVEIGKGLNLPL from the exons ATGGCTACCTCATTAACAACATTGCAATCATCATTCATCTTAGGAAGAACCCCATCACTTCAATCTACAAATCACCATGTTTTCTTGTTTCAAAATCATAACTTCAATCAATCAGCACCTCACAAAAAGAGAATTTCCTTCACTGTCCAAGCAGTAGTCAAACCCCCTTCTGGT GTTGAATTTCCAAAAGTACAGCCTCAATTTAAACCACCATTTCTTGGGTTTACAAAGACAGCAGAAGTATGGAACTCTAGAGCATGCATGATGGGACTCATTGGAACTTTCATTGTAGAGCTT ATAATCAACAAGGGAATACTTGAGGTGATTGGAGTTGAGATTGGAAAAGGCCTTAATCTTCCTCTTTAa